The following nucleotide sequence is from Chloroflexota bacterium.
TGATAGATGCGTCGTGCTCTCTGTGAAATGATCTCCGATTCCTGCAACGTTGTCCATAATGAACGGGCCAGAGAGCCGGCGCCCAGTCGGCTGAGAATCTTCTCGCGTGAGGAGGGCCTACCATGCGCGCTGTGACCTTCGCCCGCTTCGGCGGCCCCGAGGTTCTCCAGGTGTCAGAGCTACCCGAGCGGGCACCCGGCCCGAATCAGGTCCGCGTGCGGGTTGCCGCGGCCACCGTGAATCCCACGGATCTCAGTTTCCGCTCCGGCCGACAGGCGGCGCAGGTGACTGGAATCGACCCGCCGTACATTCCTGGCATGGAGCTGGCTGGCGTCGTGGAGATGGTTGGGCCAGGCAGCACCTGGCAGCCGGGCGACCGGGTCTTGGCAATCGTCATCCCAAGACGCCCCGAAGGCGGGGCCATGGCGGAGTCCGTTGTGGTGCCTTCCGCGTCTGTCGCTCGCGTGCCGGCGGATGTGACGTTGGAAAAGGCAGCAACCCTACCGATGAATGGCCTGACGGCGCGTTTGGCGCTCGACCTCCTGGCTCTGAAACCCGGGGATGTGCTCGCAGTCACCGGTGCCGCCGGGGCCGTTGGTGGCTACGCCGTGCAGCTCGGGGTGGCTGACGGGCTACGGGTGATCGCGGTCGCGGCGTCGAGCGATGAGCCGCTCGTCAAAAGCTTCGGAGCGGAAGCGGCCGTTCCTCGTGGGCCCGACTTGGCGGAGCGTATCCGAGCCATTCACCCGGAAGGAGTCGACGGAGTCGTGGACGCGGCGGTCATCGGGTCGCCGATCCTTCCCGCGATTCGAGATAGTGGAGGTCTGGCCGCGGTGAGGGCATTCGACGGCGGGACGGAGCGGGGGATCACGATCCATCGGGTGGCGGTAGCCGACTATGCGGAGAATCACGCAGCGCTCAGCCGTCTCGTCGATCTGGTGGAACAGGGGAGAATAACCCTGCGGGTGGCGGAGACGTTTCCACCAGACCGTGTCGCCGAGGCGCATAGGAAACTGGAGGCCGGCGGGGTGAGAGGACGCCTCGTCGTTGCTTTTTAAAACAAGCGGGCAGGAATCCCGCGCGGAGCGCCCGGAGGAGCCGGTCCTCGAGCCGCGTTCAGCTCGTCACCGTTACTGACCCCCGCATTCCGGGGTGAACCGTGCAGTGATATCCAAAGATGCCCGCGGACGTGAAGGTGAACGACCCGGATTGTCCCGCGGGCAGCCGTCCGGTGTCCCACAAGCCTGCGTCGCTCGTTGCGGTGTGGACTGAAGGCCCGTTATTCGTCCAAACCATCGTGTCACCGACGTGCACGTCGGTGCTGGGCGGCCGAAACGCAAAATCCACAATGATCACGGCCGCTCGGGTAGGCGATGGCGCCCCGGTGACCGGCGTGGCCGGCCCCTGGGCGACTGGTGGCTGGGAGCCACTGGGCGTCTCAGCGCACACAGTGCCCGATCCATTCGAGGTCCCTGCGGCGTTCACGGCGGAAACCTTGAAGCAGTAGCCAACGCCGGGAGTGAGCCCGCCGAGGACGAGGGACGTCGCGTTTCGTGGGGATGTAACGACCGTGGGCGGGCCCGACAGGTCTCGCCTCGTGTAGGAGATCCGGAACCCATCCTCGTTATCGGAATTGTCGGTCCAGCTCAGGCCAATCGAGCCGCGGCCCTCCGGAACCGCGACCAGATCTGATGGCGCGAATGGCACGGCCGAAGCAGGCTCTCCCGCATGACTGTTGACCCAAAGATTGGCGACAACCGTGAGCGGCATGCCGGATGGAAACGCTTTCCCCGATACGATGAGAACGCTGGCCCCACTCTCGGTCGCGACGGGCTGCGTTCGTCCGGACACCGAGCAGACTTCATTCACCGGCAAGAGGGCATCGAGCAAGGGAAACGTGGCCGACGTCGAACGCGGATTGCCTGTGCCCGGTTGCGCGCTGGAGACCTGTACCAACGACCCGGGCTGAAATCCCTGCGCCGTCCACGTGAACTGCTGGTCCGTGGATACTGTCGTCTGGGACGGCGTCAGCGTCGCCGAGGTGCACGACGCGGGCGTGGCGTCGTCGGCCCCGGGTATCGATGGCGTGGCGTTCAGATCGGGGCTTGCCTCAGTGGCCGTTGCGGCGGATGGAGCCCGAATCGTGGCGGCCGCGAGGAGGGTCACGCAGGCACCCATCCAGCATGCGCGGATGAGCGCCCGCGCGCAGCCCCGAAGGCGTCGAACGGGACACGCGCTGTCGCCGGTGCTCGACTGGACGATGGCACTCGTCCCAGCGATGGGGCTTCTCGGGGGAGCCCCGCCGCGGACGAATCGACTGTCCGGTCGCGGTTGCGCCACTTTCATGCGCCGAGGTTTGAGAACCCCGGGACCCCGCAAAGTATCGGTGGATTCGCCGAGGCCCCGGCGGCGCTGAGGCTCACGAGCACATAGCACGTAGGCACGCCCAACGTGCTATCCGTCGTGGTCGTCTGGAACGATGAGAGCGATATCGTTCGAACCGGCGCGCCGTTGAGCGGGATTGCTGCCAGGAAGAATTGGGCCGCGTTGCTGGGTGGCACCCAGCGAAGGGTCGCCGTGCTCGACTGATTGAGCTGGATGCTGAAATTGGTCGCCGCACCGGCGCCGGCGGCGGTGTTCGGCAGGACGCACAGCAGGTCTGACTGTCCGAGGAGCCCGCTGGCGCCGAGTGGGAGCACGGCGTAGCAGTATGCGGGATCGGTCAACGGCGATGTATCGCTGAACGACACGGCCGACGCAGGAAGGGGGCCCGACGACGGGAGGATGGTCAGCCCGCTGGTGAGGGAAAGCTTGCCCACGATGTACCCAGCCTGTAGGGTTCCACCGATCCAGCTCATGTCGATAGACCCAAGCCCCAACGTGAACCCGCGCCCGCCGACCGATCCGGACGGTCCTGCGGTTGGTGTTGGCGTGGACGGCACGGAGGTCGTAGGGGTTGCCGCTTCCAGGACCGTGATTGTGCCCACCATGCCGAAGCCGCTATGGAAGGTGCAGTGGTAAGAGAACACGCCCGGGTTCATGAACGTGAACGAGAAGACTCCGCCCGGGTTCAGGACGGGCGAGGACCACACGCCCGTGTCGCTCGTGCTCGTGTGTTGAATTCCTGTGGGGTTCGTCCAGGTTACGGTGTCACCCACGTTGACGGTCAGCGACGACGGGCTGAAGAAGTAGTTATCGGTGCTGACGGACGTTGTGGCCGCGTTCGCAACGTTCGCGCGCCAAGCGAGCCCCACGCCGATCACTCCGGCTGCCACCATGCTTCCGAGTCCGGCGATCATCCAACGCGACACAGTTCCCTCCTCGGCCGTTGTTGCACAACCCCGCTGGCTCGATACGGGTGACCCCATCTAGGCACGCGATGTGTTGCACCCGACTGGCCATCGCTGCGCATCCAGGATCCGTGCGCGAAGGGGGCCCGCTCGCAGCGCCCGAACGCGGGGTGCTACGCCTCGTTACCGAACAAGACGTTGGCCCCGCCTTTCCGGATCACCCGCCGCTGCGCGTCCTACACAGCGCCGGTGGCCGAGAGCATTACCGACGCCCACAAATGTAATCGTGGAACCCGGGGCGTCGGGCGACCCGCGAGCCCTTTAGGGCGAACGGGGGCGCGTAATGGCGGGACATGAGGACGCGACACGCTGTCGGTGGAGAACGCCGTTACCCTACTCGGCCGCTCGCGTCCACTCCGCGAAGCGATAGCCGCTCCTCACCCCGACCACGTCCGCGTTGACGCCCTTGAGCAGGAAGATCGGGGCGAACTCCCAGTACAGTGGCATGAGCGCGACGTCCCCCATCTGCTCGCGGAGGAGCTGGCGATGCAGGGCGATCCGCTCGCTCGGATCGATCGCGGCCTGCAGCCCTTCCAGGATCGCATCGACTTTCGGGTTGCTGTACCCGCTCTTGTTCCCGCCGGTCCACCGATTTGCGTCCGATGCGATGATCTTGGAATACGTCCGCTCGGTGTACCACCGCTCGGGGGTCAGGTTCCCGGTCAGCGACAGGCCCGGCACCGTGGCCTCGTACTGGCGGTCGCCGATGCGCGCCGAGGGGATGGTGTCGATCTGGACGCGCACCCCGATCTCCTGCCAGTTGTCCCGGATGATGTTCGCCTCGCGTTCCTTGCCCGCGCTGGCCCCCTGGGCGAGGGCCAGGCGCAGGACGAGGTCGAATGGCTCACCCGTCTGGCTATGGACGAGCACCCCATCCGGGCCTGGTACCCAGCCCACTTCCTCCAGAAGCTGCCGGGCTCGAGCCGGATCGTATGGGAACTGGGGGATGGCGGACTCAACATCCTTCCGAAGCGCGTGATCCGGTGGGATCCAGCTATCCGCGATCGGCGCAATGCCTTGCGTCAACACCTCGGCGATCGTTTTCCGGTCCACTGCCGTGTACAGGGCCTGGCGGACTGTGCTGTTCGTCGTGCCGAAGAGGTGCGGCCTGGCGTACTCCGTGCGGTGCTGCGGGTCCATCAGACGAAACCGCCCGGTCGGGTCCGCGCGGGCCACGTTTCCGCTGCCCTGCCAGCGCCGCTGGATCTCGAATAGGGTGTCAATGTCCACGCTGGGCGGCAGCACCACGTCCACCTCGCCCGATAGGATATTCGCCAGCATGGTGTTGGGATCTGGGATGAACTTCAGGATCACGCGGTCGAGGGGCGGCCGACCGGCGAAATAGTCCGTGAACCGCGCGAACTCCATCGACGATCCGGAATCCCACCGCGTCAACCGGTAGGGGCCGAGCCCGACGAACTCGGTGGTGAAGTACCGGCTGTTGACGAACGCCTCTTTATCGCCGTGGTAGGCGTCCTCCAGGAGATGCTGTGGCATCGGCAGGACTTCATCGCCGGTATTGGCGCTCGCATACGTTTGCGCCCAATGCACGACGAAGGTGCGTGGGTCCGGAGCGGTGGCGGACTCCATGAGCGGGACGCCGAGCCCTCGCTTGTTCACGATCTCTGGATCCTTGTAGACCCCGAACGAGAACAGCAGATCCGCGCTGGTGAAGGCGGCGCCATCCTGCCATCGGATGTCGGGGTGGATGGTCCACGTGACGTCCATCGACCCATCAGGATTCACGCGCCATCGCCGGTTGTCGACCGACGGCAGCTCGGTCGCGAGCCGCGGCAGGATCGCGTCGTGCTCGTCGACCACCGTGAGCGCGTTGTGGGCGATCATGAGCGCGTTTCCCGCCCCGCGGATCCCGCTGGTGGGCGTGAAGGAACCGAAATCGGTCGGCTCATCCCGGACCGCGATGGTCAGGGTGCGCGATCCACCTGGCGCCGGCTGGTCCCCGCCCGGCGCGGGCGCGCTGCCCGCCGAGGATGGCGAGGCGGGACGACATGCCCCTGCCAGGATGGTGAGAGCGGCGAGCACGCAGAGGGGGACTGACCGCGCGGCGGCGGATCGCGTCGTCATCGGGTCACCCCCACCGTCCCCGATCAGACCCGCCCGGCCACGGCGCCGGCGCCGACCATGGCCATGCGCTCCTCTACTGAGAGGTTGAAGAGGCGCATCCCCTCCTCCCAGGTCAGCCCGTGCTTGTCGTCCGAAGTGATCCGGATAAGCTCATCGGTCTCCTGGCCGCGGGTCACCCCGATGGGGTCCAGGCCCTGGCGCACGCGCTCGACCTGCTCACGCCAGACCTCGCGGTTCAGGAGGAGCCCCCGGTCGCTGGTAGCCAGTCGCCATTTCTCCCAGTCGGGGAGGAAGTGCCGCTCCTCCGGACCCTGGGTCTGCTGGGCGACCTCGTCTTCCCAGAGGTTGCCCTGCCGCCACGGATGGCCGAGGTTCCACCACGCGCCGACCTGCTGGGCCCAGTCGAGGGGAAGATTCTCGACGTGACCGATATTGAACCGCTGGTTCTGCGCCGCCAACGCCTCGGGCGGCGGGTTGCCGTTCGGGTCCAGAGGGAAGAAGTCGACCGTGAACCAACGCGTGCGGTAGTCGTCCACCGGCACGGCCCACTTCATGGAGCGGGCGTCGGTGAAATTGCAGCGCTGGGTGGGCCAGACCGTATGCGTCTCGTGGTACCAGTACCGGCCGGGCGTCTTGGTGCTCTTTACCATGACCATACGGGTCCCCCAGGGAGTGCGCTCGAACTTGAGGGGCGTCGCGGGCTCCCCGTCGCGGCCGTGATGCATCGTCACGGGCCGTGGGCCGCCACGGTACCAACCGTGCGCGATCTCGCCATGCCAGGGATCGAGGTTGTTGTCGTGCATGGCCTGGAAAACATTGCACTGCTCGATGTAGCCGCCATTGCCCACGACCCGCACCCCATGTTCCGCGAAGAGCTGATGGTAGCGCGGGAAATTGGGCTGCTTATCCGGTGGGCCCATGTACGCGAAGATGAGCCCCGCCACCTCGACACACGGGTAGGCGGTCTGACGGACGGTGAGCTTGAAACTGCTATCCGGTGGCTCGGCCGGGGTCTCCAGGCAGTGGCCCTCGGTATCGTAGAGCCAACCGTGGTACAGGCAGCGGATGCCCTCGGCCTCGACGCACCCGTAGGACAGGGACGTGCCCCGGTGCGAGCAGTGCTCGGCCAGTAACCCCGGCTTGCCGTGCCCATCGCGAAAGAGGACCAGGTGCTCGCCCAGCACCGTGAGCTTCAATGGGTTGTTGGCGCCCCGGTAGACGTTGCCGCCGCCTCCGCCGCCGAGGTTTGCGGAGCATTCGACGGGCAGCCAGTACCGGCGGAAGACTTCGCCGGACGGGGTGCCCGGTCCGACGCGGACCAGATCCTCTTCGTCGCGGTTGTTGAACGGCATGCGATCCTCCTCGGGGCAGTGAGCGGTGTGGGTGATGCCGGTATCATGCGCAGCGGCACGTCCGGTGATCCCGGACGGGGAGTTGCGTGATTATATTGACTTCGATGGCTTGATGATGGAGGGGAAGCGATGCCTGCACGGATCAAGCACGTGGCGATTGTGAGCAGCGAGGTGAGCCGGCTCGGCGAGTTCTACGCGGCGCTGTTCGGGATGACCTATCACAACCAAGGCGGCGCGGCGCACCTGTCCGACGGCTACATCGGGATGAACGTGAATGGCCGATCGCCGGGGCGCCAGGCCGGGTTCGACCACTTCGGAATCGAGGTGGACGACATCGAGGAGATTCGTGCGAAAGTGCGGGACGATTACCCGGACATCGAGCTGCTCCAGCGGCCGAGCAGCCGCAGCTTCGCTGGGGTCAGCATGCACGACCCGGCCGGAAACGTGTTTGACCTGTCACCGGTCAGCAAGGAGAACCGCAAGGGCGTCTACCTGGATTTGGCGGACGACCGTCGGAACCCACGCCACATCTCACATCTGTTCCTCCGAACGATCAATGCGCCGGTCGTTGCCCGGTTCTACCAGGACGTGTTCGGGTTCCGCGTGGGGGCGAAGGACGCCGGCGATCCCAATGTGTACCTCACCGACGGTACGGTGACGCTGGTGATCGCCCCGTGGCGGATCAGCAGCTACGCGGGCACCGGCATCGAACGGCCGGCCCTCGACCATCTGGGATTCGAGGTCGAGAGCGTCGAAGCCTTCGAGTCAGACACCCGACGCTTGACGGAAATGAATCCGGCAATTGCGCCCAGACCGACGAAGGCGGGCGCCGAGGGCGAGGCGCGGATGAAGCTGTTGGCGACCTGCCGCTTCGGCGAGTCCCGCCTGTCCGACCCGGACGGGGTGCTGCTGGACATCAGCGCCGCCCGCCAAGTGGCTGCTCCGACGAGCTCCCCTTCGGCGCCGTGAGCGACAGCGGAGGATCCCGGCCAGCGGCTTAGCGTCGGGACAGCCTACGCAGCTCTCCGCGGGCTGGCGATCCATCTACGTGAGGTCCCATTCCTGGGCGTTCCAGCTCAGGGTACCGTCCCGCTGGGTGGGCGGGTGGTAATTCCGTAGCCGATTGCTGACTGCCGCTGGCTCGGCGACGAAGAAGATGCCGATGGTGACGAGCTGATCGGTCTGGATATGCACCATCTCGCCCAGGATGTTCAGCCGCTCTTGCTTGGGGATGGTGACGAAGTACTTGGCGATCAACGTGTCCAGGTCTGGATTGCTGTAGCGCGAGCGGTTGTTGCCCCTGAACCCGTTCTTGGGAAGGGGAATCGACGAGCTCTCGAATCGGGTCGGCACGCTGGGTGACACGGTGAAGTCGAAGCCCGAGAACGTGGCCCGCAGCTCCCGGTCCTTGGATGCCTGCCGCGGAACGATCACCGGGTCGACGCCGACGCCGACCTTCTGCCAGTAGTCGCGGATGGCCAGGACCAGCTTCTGGCGGAGATCGTCGATCGTGGTCTGAATCTCGACTGAGAGCTCCTGCTGGCTACCGTCGCGGACGGAGCCGTCGGAGCCTCTCGTGTAGCCGAGGGTGTCGAGGAGTTGAAGGGCGGAGCGCGGGTCGAAGCCATATCTGACGATGCTCTGCTCCACCGCCCGGTACTCGGATGTGCCGGGCGGATAGGGGCTGTCCGCGACAGGGCCGCCGCCGCCGAACGTTTGGGAGAGCTGCCGCCGGTCCATGGCCATGGTCACCGCGCGACGGAAGCGTACGTCGGCGACCGCGGCCGGGACGGGATTGATGAATTGGGGGAATAGGGTAGGCAGGGCGGAAAATGAGCGCTCCACTCGGCCTTCTTGCCACTCGCTGGTGAGCTGCTGGCCCTGCTCGAACGAGAGACCGGCGCGGAGCGTGAGGTCCACCGCGCCGGCCAGGATATTCGCCACGGTGACGCTGGCGTCGTCGATGAACTTCACGTCGATTTCGTCGATCTTCGGGCGGCCGAGGACGTAAAGGTCGTTCGCGATGAGGATGAGGTGGCTGTCCGGCACCCAGGCTGAGAGCTTGAACGGTCCCGCGCCCACGAAGTCCCGATTCCAGTAGGACAGGTCGAGAAACGTATCGTGGTCTCCGGCGTAGGCCTGGCCGAGGAGGTGCTGGGGCATCGGCATGATCGTTGTCGAGTCCGTGTTGGTGAACAATCGGTCCGCGTCGATGAACGGCTTGCTCCAGGTCACCACCAGGGTCCGGGGATCCGGCGCGTCCAGCGCTTCGATCGCGTCGAAGGCGGGATCGGACACGATGGCGAGGCTCTTGTCCCGGGCGACGGCGGCGGTGAAGATCAAATCGGCGGCGGTCAGGGGAGATCCGTCTTGCCAGGCCGCGTTCTGCCGCAGGTTCCAGGTCGTCTCCATTCGGCCGTCCGGCAGCACCTTCCAGAGGCCGTTCTCCGTCGTAGGGACCGCTTCCGCCAGGCGTGGCTGGAGCTCGCCCGTGTTGTCCACGGCAGCCAGGCCGTTGTTGACGAGCTGCTCGATCTCGGAGAGGCCCTTGGTCTGGCCGGCGCCGGCGGAATCGATGGCTACGCTCAGCACCTTGGGCGTGCCGCGAATCACGGCGGTGACCTTCTTCGGCGTAGCGGCTGGCTGGGCCGCCGCCGGCGCGGTCGCGCGCGCCGGCGGGCCGCTCTGGCAGCCGGCCGCCACCAGGAAAAGCACGAGGAGCGGGCCGCATGCTCGAACGCGGCTGGGGACAAACGAGCAAAGCAAGCGCCAGCGAGGTGACACCCTTCGGCCCTCCATTCTGTCTCGTGCGAATGTGGGCCGAGTATGGTCCGACGTCATCCAAGGGTCAAGATCGCGTGCCGTTCAGGCGGAACGGGGATCGACGACTACCGCTGGCTGCCCATAATCGGACCGGGGATGTCCATCTTGCGGACGCATCTCGCTGTCGGGTGGCCTACGCACAGGGCGGCTGGCGGCGCGAAACCTCGTTAGCCCACGCGGCAGGCGACCCCGCGCACCTGTGGACGAACCGGATATGGACCGAAGGCGTAGCGCTGGAGGCCCTCGACGACGAAGCCTGCGCGCTCGATTGCCGTTACCGTGTCCCGATTGGGGCAACAGCCGTCGTTCATGGCCCGCCAGACCGGCGTCACGAAATCTTGCACGTGGGCCCACCGGGGATCGGAACTGCGTACGTGCTCCATGAATCGCATCCGTCCACCCGGCTTGAGTACGCGCCGTATCTCGGCGAGGCTCCTGGCCGGCGAGGGTACCGTGCAGAAGACGAGCGTGGCGACCGCTTCGTCGAAGGTCTCGTCGCGAAAGGGCAATGACTCACCGGCGCCAACCAGGAGGTGCACGCGAGCTGGCGAGGCGTCGGCACGAGAGCGCGCGCGATCCAGCATGGCGATGTCCGGATCGATGGCGATGACGTGGGAGCCCGGCTGGTAAAACCGAAGGTTGAGACCCGTCCCGACGCCGAGTTCGAGTACCCGACCGGAGGCGATGGAAACGACTTCCCGGCGCATCAGGTCAAGCTTCGCGCCGGCCGGTCGCATAAGCAGATCGTACAGGGCTGCTTTGAGCTTCCCCACGGTCGACGCTCCCCTCAGGCGGCGCTCTTCGGTACCAGGGCGTGGATCAGTTGGTCGCGGCCAACGTGCCCGACGACGATGTGCCCGACGACGACGGGTCTGCCGAAGATGAGCATGGTGATCAAGTCTAGGGCATCCGCGTCGTGGCCGGTAACAGCGCAATCCGCCTCCTCAGGGCACCGGGTACCGCTTGACCGTTTTCGCCGACTGTGATCTGAAGCCTCGACTCCCATTGACACCCAACCTCGTCAGCGTAGGTGACGACCAGTGCGAAGCATTCACCCGGCGATACTGGTGGCGGCACTATTTGTCGGACCACTCTACTGGTTCCATCAGACGCGGGAAAGTCGGTGGCGACCCGGACGGGCGCTGCGTTACCAGGTTCTACGCGCGCTTGAATGTCCACAGCGAAGCCGCCCGACAGACTCGGCATCCAAGTAACAAAGGAGATCTCCCTCCGGTCGACCAGACTTCCGGTGAGAGCAACCATAATGACGGGGTCCGTTGGCTGAGGCGCTCTGAGCAGCATCGGGTCAGGGCTCTGGCGGTTGGACTTGCCAACTCGCCGATAGCCGCTTAAGTTCTGCATCGGCACCGCGACGCCGGGACGCATGGGCTGCGAGCTGAACAGATACATTCCAGCGACCGGCGGGCGATCGGGCCATACCGCCAGGCGAAGGACAGTTTTGCCACTTTCGTGTGTAAGCGTATCAACACACTCCTCCAGCCGAATAGGTCCACTGGACCTTGGATAGTCGGACTGACTTGCTTGTCCGTCAAACGAGATAGCGACGAATCCGAGCGAGTGAACCTCCGAGACGCTCGCCGGCAGAACGGCGAGTAATGCGGACCAGGTTGTAGGCGGTTGCGACCAGACGGCCCAACAGCCCGGTTCGGTCCGAACCCCGGTAGCGGGTGCGACGGAACCCGCCGATGGTCTTCATCCAACCGAAGATCTCCTCGACCCGCTTGTGAATGCGCTGGCTGATCCGATAACCATCATGGCGAGTGGTCCTTCCGTCGATGGCGCTTCGCCGACCGCTGGTGTTCTGGGCCCCGTGGGGGGTGACCTTGCGCTTGCGCAGGTCTTTCACACAATCACGCGTGTTGTAGTCCTTGTCGGTGGCCAGGATCTTGGGGCGAAGCCGCCATTTCTTGGCGCGGTCCAGCAACTCCGGGACCGCATCCCGCTCCGCCGTGCCGGTGGCCTCCGAGACCAGGAGATCGACCAGGATCCCATTGCGGTTCCCCATCAGGGCGTGAGCCATGAACACCAGCTTCGCTACTTTCCCCCGGCCCTTGCGCAGGAGGCGGGCTTCCGGATTCGTCGTGCTCCGGTGGGTGGCGGTCGAGCGCTTCTTGCCGTGGAAGTCCACCGATGGATTGCCTGGGTCATCATCGGTGCTCTTGGACGGCTTCCCATCGCGTGGCGTGAAGCTCTTCAGACTGGCCGCTGCCTCGATCAGCGTCCCGTCCACCGGGAAGTGCTCATCGGAGAGCAAACCCCGCCCAAGCTCAAGAGCTGCGGGCACAGCTGGCTGAGTATGAGGCGCTGCGGGCCGGTCGGGTGGCCGTGCTGGAGTTGAACTCCCTGAAGGATCTACCGGAAGCGCTGATCCGGGCGCGCACCGCGAGCGGCCTGTCGGAGAAGCAGCTGGCGGCTCGTCTCGGGATGAAGGACCAGCAGCTTCAGCGGTGGGAGTCTACTCGCTACGCAGGGATCAGCCTCGACCGGATTCAGGCGGTAGCGCTCGGCGTGACGATTCGCGAAGAAGTCATTCTCCCTGCGCGGCCCGCCGCCGGCTGAAGTCCGTTAGGACTGTGGTGGCGAGCGCACTGGGTGCGGAATCGATCCGTTCGTGGCGGATCGTGCCCGTCGGCTGTGGGAATTCATCGTTCAACCGCTTCTCGAGAGGGAGAACTTCGGAAGCGGTCAGGCGTGGTTTGGTTTCGTCGATATCGGCGGGGGCACCGGCGCCCTGGCCGGTTCGCTGTGCGCATCCGTCGCCGATTGGTCAGGCCAAGCCGGCTTCGATCCCCGATTCCGCCTCGCTCTGGTTGTTGACATCTGCCGGACGACCACCTCGCCGATCCTCTCCGAACCCGAGTTGGCACGGCGCATCGACGCAATTACGCACATCGCGCTGGACTATCGGGCGTGGCTGGCAGGTAGCAGCAGGCAGACCGTTTTCCCGTCTCGGCGCGGCCTTCGCTTCGGACTCGCGTGCAAGGTCTTCGACATGGCCAGCCAGTTCGTCGTTCAGTCGTTCCGTCGAGGCGACCTGCCGGGCCTCCGGCGGCCACTGAGTGGTTCAGTCCCGAAGACCGTTCGCCTCTGGCCTGTCTGGCTCCGCGTGGTCGCGGACCTGAGGAGCTCATGGTCTCTCCGCTTCGCTTCCAGGTCGCGGACGGGCACGTGTTCGCCCAGCCGGCCCTGTCAGACTATTTCGCCGCGCTCGCGTCGACCTCAGAGGGTCAAGCGCCCGGCCTCGAAGGCTCTGTGTCGCTCCCAGTTCGGGTTTTTGATCCGGCCACGCTGGTTACGACCAGGGGAACGAGTGTGCTCGGCGAGATGATGCACCGCGTTGATTACCTGGTGATCGAGGATGCGGACCTCCGCCCGCGTGCGTTGCTGGCGCACCTCCGACGCTTCGATGTCAGCGACATCGTAGTATTCGCCATGACGTCTACGATGCGGCTGACTGGAAACTATGCCTACGTTCCGCTGAGGCGAGGCGACCTGCTGCCTCGACTGGAGGGTGATCGGCTTGCTTAACACCCTTGGCCGTCCTTCACGTCTATCATCGCCGAGGGTCCCCTCACCTAGGCTTGTCCGCAGCCGAAGCGTCCTTACACCGGCCAGTGGTTTCCTCTACGCCTTCACGCACACCCTCAACTCATACATGGGCTGTGCCTGGGGCGCCGGCGGGTGCGGGATCTACTGCTACG
It contains:
- a CDS encoding VOC family protein; this encodes MPARIKHVAIVSSEVSRLGEFYAALFGMTYHNQGGAAHLSDGYIGMNVNGRSPGRQAGFDHFGIEVDDIEEIRAKVRDDYPDIELLQRPSSRSFAGVSMHDPAGNVFDLSPVSKENRKGVYLDLADDRRNPRHISHLFLRTINAPVVARFYQDVFGFRVGAKDAGDPNVYLTDGTVTLVIAPWRISSYAGTGIERPALDHLGFEVESVEAFESDTRRLTEMNPAIAPRPTKAGAEGEARMKLLATCRFGESRLSDPDGVLLDISAARQVAAPTSSPSAP
- a CDS encoding NADP-dependent oxidoreductase — protein: MRAVTFARFGGPEVLQVSELPERAPGPNQVRVRVAAATVNPTDLSFRSGRQAAQVTGIDPPYIPGMELAGVVEMVGPGSTWQPGDRVLAIVIPRRPEGGAMAESVVVPSASVARVPADVTLEKAATLPMNGLTARLALDLLALKPGDVLAVTGAAGAVGGYAVQLGVADGLRVIAVAASSDEPLVKSFGAEAAVPRGPDLAERIRAIHPEGVDGVVDAAVIGSPILPAIRDSGGLAAVRAFDGGTERGITIHRVAVADYAENHAALSRLVDLVEQGRITLRVAETFPPDRVAEAHRKLEAGGVRGRLVVAF
- a CDS encoding fibronectin type III domain-containing protein, whose product is MTLLAAATIRAPSAATATEASPDLNATPSIPGADDATPASCTSATLTPSQTTVSTDQQFTWTAQGFQPGSLVQVSSAQPGTGNPRSTSATFPLLDALLPVNEVCSVSGRTQPVATESGASVLIVSGKAFPSGMPLTVVANLWVNSHAGEPASAVPFAPSDLVAVPEGRGSIGLSWTDNSDNEDGFRISYTRRDLSGPPTVVTSPRNATSLVLGGLTPGVGYCFKVSAVNAAGTSNGSGTVCAETPSGSQPPVAQGPATPVTGAPSPTRAAVIIVDFAFRPPSTDVHVGDTMVWTNNGPSVHTATSDAGLWDTGRLPAGQSGSFTFTSAGIFGYHCTVHPGMRGSVTVTS
- a CDS encoding plastocyanin/azurin family copper-binding protein; translated protein: MSRWMIAGLGSMVAAGVIGVGLAWRANVANAATTSVSTDNYFFSPSSLTVNVGDTVTWTNPTGIQHTSTSDTGVWSSPVLNPGGVFSFTFMNPGVFSYHCTFHSGFGMVGTITVLEAATPTTSVPSTPTPTAGPSGSVGGRGFTLGLGSIDMSWIGGTLQAGYIVGKLSLTSGLTILPSSGPLPASAVSFSDTSPLTDPAYCYAVLPLGASGLLGQSDLLCVLPNTAAGAGAATNFSIQLNQSSTATLRWVPPSNAAQFFLAAIPLNGAPVRTISLSSFQTTTTDSTLGVPTCYVLVSLSAAGASANPPILCGVPGFSNLGA
- a CDS encoding Rieske 2Fe-2S domain-containing protein; this encodes MPFNNRDEEDLVRVGPGTPSGEVFRRYWLPVECSANLGGGGGGNVYRGANNPLKLTVLGEHLVLFRDGHGKPGLLAEHCSHRGTSLSYGCVEAEGIRCLYHGWLYDTEGHCLETPAEPPDSSFKLTVRQTAYPCVEVAGLIFAYMGPPDKQPNFPRYHQLFAEHGVRVVGNGGYIEQCNVFQAMHDNNLDPWHGEIAHGWYRGGPRPVTMHHGRDGEPATPLKFERTPWGTRMVMVKSTKTPGRYWYHETHTVWPTQRCNFTDARSMKWAVPVDDYRTRWFTVDFFPLDPNGNPPPEALAAQNQRFNIGHVENLPLDWAQQVGAWWNLGHPWRQGNLWEDEVAQQTQGPEERHFLPDWEKWRLATSDRGLLLNREVWREQVERVRQGLDPIGVTRGQETDELIRITSDDKHGLTWEEGMRLFNLSVEERMAMVGAGAVAGRV
- a CDS encoding peptide ABC transporter substrate-binding protein, which translates into the protein MTTRSAAARSVPLCVLAALTILAGACRPASPSSAGSAPAPGGDQPAPGGSRTLTIAVRDEPTDFGSFTPTSGIRGAGNALMIAHNALTVVDEHDAILPRLATELPSVDNRRWRVNPDGSMDVTWTIHPDIRWQDGAAFTSADLLFSFGVYKDPEIVNKRGLGVPLMESATAPDPRTFVVHWAQTYASANTGDEVLPMPQHLLEDAYHGDKEAFVNSRYFTTEFVGLGPYRLTRWDSGSSMEFARFTDYFAGRPPLDRVILKFIPDPNTMLANILSGEVDVVLPPSVDIDTLFEIQRRWQGSGNVARADPTGRFRLMDPQHRTEYARPHLFGTTNSTVRQALYTAVDRKTIAEVLTQGIAPIADSWIPPDHALRKDVESAIPQFPYDPARARQLLEEVGWVPGPDGVLVHSQTGEPFDLVLRLALAQGASAGKEREANIIRDNWQEIGVRVQIDTIPSARIGDRQYEATVPGLSLTGNLTPERWYTERTYSKIIASDANRWTGGNKSGYSNPKVDAILEGLQAAIDPSERIALHRQLLREQMGDVALMPLYWEFAPIFLLKGVNADVVGVRSGYRFAEWTRAAE